A single region of the Mycoplasma mycoides subsp. mycoides SC str. PG1 genome encodes:
- the mip gene encoding Ig-specific serine endopeptidase MIP: MKRFNKLLMYASSSTLLLPITLLVACTPSKVVSKPIDDNEFSKLINSIKTEDDLLKYADIKFKDQRGSEISKGNILPSQLKKENISIIFKGKYIGQISTEVLNVNVINQDSSLGNKVNIFVQFTNKKTGTKIPTSFIISGLNENGNFDFSGTRIVNDLDYFGGLSGFNDYSNKTQEQRFDYDNSRYITGLKNHLSSGTGTVDLKKLRGLDTKEEQIRTFDKLAKEVKFDSYYNAALKGFTLPVYDNSGQFIGLSVNDEQEIGKIASHVDSLGRTEKAKTNGLARTIPNDTYRTAAIQTYQVNFTIYKDYAKEIEEAEDNIQLFNKWDEKQIQSYISAQLNQLRLNFEDEVSQIEKQLSQPLDGRTTIVENLNKRKSEITTEYEKKLKEISSLNRDNLVEWQKKEIEEYKKKREEKIFRTSESGTMWIMDYIDINNPTKFYFGTNSHVAKGIRDDMISFSLTRLNSNIKVGQTFGLNSADKNFTKFTFEPAKKEKKLNEAVTAIFHATDFIKKESSPLSLLKDDQKTKYSEAGLFADFAVVEIDFEKLLDTNNFSRTIWSDSSDISSKYQDDKNELIKKITNDYAKSDKKISFASESILDDKNYKKFDRKLDFNPENSDELKAYRDLDSLYIVGYPTSNEDYYLDQYEDEKQLKNKKYDFSLWINNEYKYYKKLVNGEGTSSSFKDYELEKGNFFSYQIGYRSFIDKPGLTDAFLAANKVGKKLYSLDEQNKGKAKKYFNYGLEILPRFYAPAGGASGSSVRTKDNKLLAVYHAANGWAKTGLAAVFRSNGYDYKNLFGPYKLGQYDLIYGGGKDQEKGKSYREALLKKYNNDIKSALLPNGFSDDKVPQQFKFDNGKQK, encoded by the coding sequence ATGAAAAGATTTAATAAATTATTGATGTATGCATCATCATCAACGCTTTTACTACCGATTACTTTATTAGTTGCTTGCACTCCTTCTAAAGTAGTCTCTAAACCTATTGATGACAATGAATTTAGTAAACTTATTAATTCTATAAAAACAGAAGATGATCTTTTAAAATATGCTGATATTAAATTTAAGGATCAAAGAGGTTCTGAAATAAGTAAGGGTAATATATTACCATCACAACTGAAAAAAGAAAATATAAGTATAATTTTTAAAGGCAAATATATTGGGCAGATTTCTACTGAAGTTTTAAATGTAAATGTTATTAACCAAGATTCTTCTTTAGGGAATAAAGTTAATATTTTTGTTCAGTTTACTAATAAGAAAACTGGAACAAAAATACCTACAAGTTTTATTATTAGTGGTCTAAATGAAAATGGTAACTTTGATTTTTCAGGAACTAGAATTGTAAATGACTTGGATTATTTTGGTGGTCTTAGCGGTTTTAATGATTATAGTAATAAAACTCAAGAGCAACGATTTGATTATGATAATTCAAGATATATAACAGGATTAAAAAATCATTTATCAAGTGGAACAGGAACTGTTGATTTAAAAAAACTGAGAGGCCTAGATACAAAAGAAGAACAAATTAGAACATTTGACAAATTAGCAAAAGAAGTTAAGTTCGATAGTTATTATAATGCTGCTTTAAAAGGGTTTACGCTACCAGTTTATGATAATTCAGGTCAATTTATTGGTCTAAGTGTAAATGATGAACAAGAAATTGGAAAAATTGCTTCTCATGTCGATTCACTTGGGAGAACTGAAAAAGCTAAGACTAATGGTTTAGCTAGAACTATTCCAAATGATACTTATAGAACAGCTGCAATTCAAACATATCAAGTAAATTTCACAATTTATAAAGACTATGCTAAAGAAATTGAAGAGGCTGAAGATAATATTCAATTATTTAACAAATGAGATGAAAAACAAATTCAAAGTTATATTTCCGCGCAATTAAATCAATTAAGATTAAACTTTGAAGATGAAGTATCTCAAATAGAAAAACAACTTTCTCAACCATTAGACGGCAGAACAACTATAGTAGAAAATCTTAATAAAAGAAAATCTGAAATAACTACAGAATATGAAAAAAAATTAAAAGAAATATCAAGCTTGAATAGAGATAATCTTGTTGAATGACAGAAAAAAGAAATTGAAGAATATAAAAAGAAAAGAGAAGAGAAAATTTTTCGAACTTCTGAATCAGGAACAATGTGAATAATGGATTATATTGATATCAATAATCCGACAAAATTCTACTTTGGAACAAATTCACACGTTGCTAAAGGTATAAGAGATGATATGATTTCATTTTCTTTGACTAGATTAAATTCAAATATAAAAGTAGGCCAAACATTTGGATTAAATAGTGCTGATAAGAATTTCACAAAATTTACTTTTGAACCTGCTAAAAAAGAAAAGAAACTTAATGAAGCAGTAACAGCTATTTTTCATGCTACTGACTTTATAAAAAAAGAAAGTAGTCCACTTTCGTTACTTAAAGATGATCAAAAAACTAAGTATAGTGAAGCAGGCTTATTTGCAGATTTTGCAGTTGTTGAAATAGACTTTGAAAAACTTTTAGATACAAATAATTTTTCACGCACAATTTGAAGTGATTCTAGTGATATTTCAAGTAAATATCAAGATGATAAAAATGAATTAATAAAGAAAATAACTAATGATTATGCAAAAAGTGATAAAAAAATTAGTTTTGCATCAGAATCAATATTAGATGATAAAAATTACAAAAAATTTGATAGAAAACTTGATTTTAATCCTGAAAATTCAGATGAGTTAAAAGCATATAGAGATTTAGATAGTCTATATATTGTAGGTTATCCAACTTCAAATGAAGATTATTACTTAGATCAATACGAAGATGAAAAGCAATTGAAAAATAAAAAATATGATTTTTCTTTATGAATTAATAATGAATATAAATATTATAAAAAATTAGTTAATGGGGAAGGAACTTCAAGTTCATTCAAAGATTATGAATTAGAAAAAGGAAACTTTTTCTCTTATCAAATCGGATATAGATCATTTATTGATAAACCTGGACTAACTGATGCATTTTTAGCAGCTAATAAAGTTGGCAAAAAATTATATTCTTTAGATGAGCAAAACAAAGGTAAAGCTAAGAAATACTTTAATTATGGTTTAGAAATACTTCCAAGATTTTATGCACCAGCTGGCGGAGCTTCTGGTTCTAGTGTTAGAACAAAAGACAATAAATTATTAGCTGTATATCATGCAGCTAATGGATGAGCCAAAACTGGTTTAGCAGCTGTATTTAGATCTAATGGTTATGACTATAAAAATCTATTTGGTCCATATAAATTGGGGCAATACGACTTAATTTATGGCGGGGGAAAAGATCAAGAAAAAGGTAAATCCTATAGAGAAGCCTTATTAAAGAAATATAATAATGATATAAAGAGTGCTTTACTCCCAAATGGATTTAGTGATGATAAAGTTCCACAACAATTTAAGTTCGACAACGGCAAACAAAAATAA
- a CDS encoding putative immunoglobulin-blocking virulence protein: MYFLKKKKNKILTIALVATLAASVSFGSVFYYSFSDNHISFDTSSNGITDAELAPINNAINDAIVSNRDNKLKPSEEKIIKETEKKIEEKIIIPPAKKEEKIEAAKPIPKPVVRKPETKITSPKITRRKQTIIIAGIEVEAEIEGPPGFVTHQRDKDRKISNPTKPYQNHTVNKILSVKVTDKLKEQVAKDALNGGNGYDKGAGLFNNSIFNVLKKEFNSGKELNNILSTLESVARQNSGAFQNTLERYKKLLDSPNVINFLKSEAQKEYPKLKSKFQTKNQEYIWLIANLDQSKFTKIASTSEKYLEKGLTISPRSAFINEAGEIDSNGWGPPDEYNTVTSRLRRDNSEYRVFDYDEYYNRSSDKIANGTYPGWVKKDVSEEYSKKYNFKASDGIRFSKLERINPNPTKGKLNSGLVLDLDVSNDEAYRRSKELIEKLQKDGEQITSYRIKNMGEKNSDQAFKDILAALPKNIQQLELFFSDKATNTASLIALENKNIKELSLYTSGNSLKKAWSYNPLALRNTTWINTIDYNVSAEYSRYDKITTRITFNTLAFDQEDFKNGSYERINDGLRMVYYARNNEPFFQGGHGPGLEPDKKLGQNSYPTGLDFSRVIGIKSLKGLRFDDDLDTSNEPRKITELTLYNNESYFEISSDELNEANLQHLSTGEGNLEKPKIHFSNGNNTTSIRISGKTLLSDEGRKNLDKYLEYNESLRNSGKQIQIPSGSDELKKQLEGWGYKVSTASDRSFT, encoded by the coding sequence GTGTATTTTTTAAAAAAGAAAAAAAACAAAATTTTAACAATAGCTTTAGTAGCTACCTTAGCTGCTTCTGTTTCATTTGGTTCTGTTTTTTATTATTCATTTTCTGATAATCATATTTCCTTTGATACATCTTCGAATGGAATAACTGATGCTGAACTAGCTCCAATTAATAATGCAATTAATGATGCAATAGTTTCAAATAGAGATAACAAATTAAAACCAAGCGAAGAAAAAATCATCAAAGAAACAGAAAAGAAAATTGAAGAAAAAATAATAATACCACCTGCTAAAAAAGAAGAAAAAATAGAAGCGGCAAAACCAATACCAAAACCAGTAGTGAGAAAGCCTGAAACAAAAATAACTTCACCAAAAATAACTAGAAGAAAACAAACTATTATAATTGCTGGAATTGAAGTTGAAGCCGAAATTGAAGGACCACCAGGATTTGTAACTCATCAAAGAGATAAAGACAGAAAAATATCAAATCCAACAAAACCATATCAAAACCACACTGTTAATAAAATACTTAGTGTTAAAGTAACTGATAAACTAAAAGAACAAGTTGCTAAAGACGCTTTAAATGGTGGTAATGGTTATGATAAAGGTGCAGGATTATTTAACAATAGTATTTTTAATGTACTTAAAAAAGAATTTAATTCTGGTAAAGAATTAAATAATATTTTAAGCACTCTTGAATCAGTAGCACGTCAAAACTCTGGTGCTTTTCAAAATACTTTAGAACGTTATAAAAAATTGTTAGATTCACCAAATGTTATAAATTTCTTAAAATCTGAAGCACAAAAAGAATATCCAAAACTAAAATCTAAATTTCAAACTAAAAATCAAGAATATATTTGATTAATTGCTAATTTAGATCAGTCTAAATTCACAAAAATAGCATCAACTTCAGAAAAATATTTAGAAAAAGGATTAACAATCTCTCCAAGAAGTGCGTTTATTAACGAAGCTGGTGAAATTGATTCTAATGGTTGAGGACCACCAGATGAATATAATACTGTAACTTCAAGATTAAGAAGAGATAATTCTGAATATAGAGTCTTTGATTATGATGAATATTATAATAGATCATCAGATAAAATAGCAAATGGAACTTATCCAGGTTGAGTTAAAAAAGATGTTAGTGAAGAATATAGTAAAAAGTATAATTTCAAAGCAAGCGATGGTATTAGATTTAGTAAATTAGAAAGAATAAATCCAAACCCAACAAAAGGTAAACTTAATTCAGGATTAGTACTAGATTTAGATGTTTCAAACGATGAAGCTTATAGAAGATCTAAAGAATTAATAGAAAAACTTCAAAAAGATGGTGAACAAATCACTTCTTATAGAATAAAAAATATGGGTGAGAAAAACTCAGATCAAGCATTTAAAGATATATTAGCTGCACTTCCAAAAAACATTCAACAATTAGAATTGTTCTTCTCAGATAAAGCAACAAATACAGCAAGTTTAATTGCTTTAGAAAATAAAAATATTAAAGAATTGTCATTATACACTAGTGGAAATTCATTAAAAAAAGCTTGATCATATAATCCATTAGCTTTAAGAAATACAACTTGAATTAATACAATTGATTATAATGTAAGTGCTGAATATTCTAGATATGACAAAATTACAACTAGAATTACTTTTAATACTTTAGCATTTGATCAAGAAGACTTTAAAAATGGTAGTTATGAAAGAATTAATGATGGATTAAGAATGGTTTATTATGCAAGAAATAATGAACCATTCTTCCAAGGTGGACATGGACCTGGATTAGAACCTGATAAAAAATTAGGACAAAATAGTTATCCAACAGGTTTAGACTTTTCTAGAGTTATAGGTATTAAATCATTAAAAGGACTAAGATTTGATGATGATTTAGATACTTCAAATGAACCAAGAAAAATCACTGAATTAACCTTATATAATAATGAATCTTATTTTGAAATTTCTTCTGATGAATTAAATGAAGCTAACTTGCAGCATTTATCAACTGGAGAAGGAAATCTTGAAAAACCAAAAATTCATTTTAGTAATGGAAATAATACAACAAGTATAAGAATTTCTGGAAAAACTCTATTATCTGATGAAGGAAGAAAAAACTTAGATAAATACTTGGAATATAATGAATCACTTAGAAATTCAGGAAAACAAATTCAAATACCAAGTGGATCTGATGAACTAAAAAAACAATTAGAAGGTTGAGGTTATAAAGTTTCAACTGCTTCTGATAGATCGTTTACATAA
- the mip gene encoding Ig-specific serine endopeptidase MIP — MKRVNKLLVLLSSTTLALPLTLLVACTSTKSSPKSIDDNEFLKVVDSIKSEEDLLKYADLKFKDSRGSYISNGDVIPSQLEKSQVEITFKDNYKGQIRAEVTTINNNGSSSSVRLYVEFKNNKTGKTKSINFVVTGLNKKGVVDPFRNSSVNTISYFDGAGGFDSYSNKSQKDRFKYDNEKYINSLEGQISPDKKPINLKTYRGLETSQDNINKFDQKANESNFDTYYNAALKGFTLPVYNDKGEVNGLQINDGSEINKGPSTVDSLGRDRFKTNGLARTIPNETYKTAAIQTFQVSFTAHKDYAAEIEEAEDNIKLFESWDDKQIENYIDIQLKQLKLNFEDESGQIDKQIATTNRENTGIIDNLQKQKNELESKYKKDKDEISKLGKDGLVKWQQKQIQEYKEKKELKQFQASESGTMWIMDYLTENDGKNPTKFYFGTNSHVAKALKDDLLSASLTRLNSNISVGQTFNLNGYDKNFTKFVFTPKNSKKITDAITTIFHATDFIKEDKNPLKFLEPTQKDKYKEAGIFADFAVIEVDFEKLLNGSEYTHTVWSESKEITSGYETDKDKLISNITNDYASNNSKKVQFVSDSLLDEAYYKKYDRKLDFDKNNSSELEEYKKLESLYIVGYPTANEDYYLDQYEDHTQLSTKKYDFSLWVNSESKYYKKLANKEGYTSSFSKDELEKGNFLSYQIGYRSFIDKPGLTDAFLAVHRIGKKLYTLNDNGKTKKYFNYGLEILPRFYAPAGGASGSSVRTKDNKLLAVYHAANNIAKTGLAATFRSNGYDYKGLFGKYNLGQYDLIYGGGSDQASGKSYREVMKVKYSSGKSALFDKGFDHTPEEFKFKTQAK; from the coding sequence ATGAAACGTGTGAATAAATTATTAGTATTATTATCTTCAACAACTTTAGCATTACCTTTAACTTTATTAGTTGCTTGTACTTCAACAAAATCATCACCAAAATCTATTGATGATAATGAGTTTTTAAAAGTAGTTGATTCTATTAAATCTGAAGAAGATCTTTTAAAATATGCAGATCTTAAGTTTAAAGATTCTAGAGGTTCTTATATTAGTAATGGTGATGTCATACCTAGTCAGTTGGAAAAAAGCCAAGTTGAAATTACATTTAAAGATAATTATAAAGGTCAAATTCGTGCAGAAGTTACAACTATAAATAATAATGGATCTTCAAGTAGTGTGAGACTTTATGTTGAATTTAAAAATAATAAAACAGGTAAAACTAAATCTATAAACTTTGTAGTTACTGGATTAAATAAAAAAGGTGTTGTTGATCCTTTTAGAAATAGTTCTGTTAATACTATAAGTTATTTTGATGGTGCTGGTGGGTTTGATTCATATTCTAATAAAAGCCAAAAAGATAGATTTAAATATGATAATGAAAAATATATAAATTCATTAGAAGGTCAAATTAGTCCTGATAAAAAACCTATTAATTTAAAAACATATAGAGGTTTAGAAACAAGTCAGGATAATATCAATAAGTTTGATCAAAAAGCTAATGAAAGTAATTTTGATACTTATTATAATGCTGCTTTAAAAGGATTTACTTTACCAGTTTATAATGATAAAGGTGAAGTTAATGGTTTACAAATTAATGATGGTTCTGAAATAAATAAAGGTCCATCAACAGTTGATTCATTAGGAAGAGATAGATTTAAAACTAATGGTTTAGCTAGAACCATTCCAAATGAAACATATAAAACTGCTGCTATTCAAACTTTTCAAGTAAGTTTTACAGCTCATAAAGATTATGCTGCTGAAATCGAAGAAGCTGAAGATAATATAAAATTATTTGAATCATGAGATGATAAGCAAATTGAAAATTACATCGATATTCAACTAAAACAGTTAAAATTGAATTTTGAAGATGAATCTGGACAAATAGATAAACAAATAGCAACTACTAATAGAGAAAATACAGGTATAATAGATAATCTTCAAAAACAAAAAAATGAATTGGAGTCAAAATATAAAAAAGATAAAGATGAGATATCTAAATTAGGTAAAGATGGTTTAGTTAAATGACAACAAAAACAAATTCAAGAATATAAAGAGAAAAAAGAATTAAAGCAATTTCAAGCTTCTGAATCAGGAACAATGTGAATAATGGATTATTTAACTGAAAATGATGGCAAAAATCCAACTAAGTTCTATTTTGGAACAAATTCTCACGTTGCTAAAGCACTTAAAGATGATTTATTATCAGCATCATTAACTAGATTAAATTCAAATATTAGTGTTGGTCAAACATTTAATTTAAATGGTTATGATAAAAACTTTACTAAATTTGTATTTACTCCAAAAAATAGTAAAAAAATAACTGATGCAATTACTACAATTTTTCATGCAACTGATTTTATAAAAGAAGATAAAAATCCTTTAAAATTTTTAGAACCAACTCAGAAAGATAAATATAAGGAAGCAGGTATTTTTGCTGATTTTGCAGTTATTGAAGTTGATTTTGAAAAATTACTAAATGGTAGTGAATATACTCATACAGTTTGAAGTGAATCTAAAGAAATTACTTCTGGTTATGAAACTGATAAAGATAAATTAATTTCTAATATCACTAATGATTATGCAAGTAATAATTCTAAAAAAGTTCAATTTGTTTCAGATTCATTATTGGATGAAGCATATTATAAAAAATATGACAGAAAACTAGATTTTGATAAGAACAATTCTAGTGAATTAGAAGAATATAAAAAACTAGAAAGTCTATACATAGTTGGTTATCCAACAGCAAATGAAGATTATTATTTAGATCAATATGAAGATCATACTCAATTAAGTACTAAAAAATATGATTTTTCATTATGAGTAAATAGTGAATCTAAATATTATAAAAAACTCGCTAATAAAGAAGGTTATACTAGTTCATTTAGTAAAGATGAATTAGAAAAAGGAAATTTCTTATCATATCAAATTGGATATAGATCATTTATTGATAAACCAGGATTAACTGATGCATTTTTAGCAGTTCATAGAATCGGTAAGAAATTATATACTTTAAATGATAATGGCAAAACTAAAAAATACTTTAACTATGGTTTAGAAATATTACCAAGATTTTATGCACCAGCTGGTGGGGCTAGTGGATCTAGTGTTAGAACAAAAGATAATAAATTATTAGCTGTATATCATGCAGCTAATAATATTGCAAAAACTGGATTAGCAGCAACATTTAGATCCAATGGTTATGATTACAAAGGTTTATTTGGTAAATATAATTTAGGTCAATATGACTTGATTTATGGTGGTGGAAGTGATCAGGCTAGTGGAAAATCATATAGAGAAGTAATGAAGGTTAAATATAGTAGTGGAAAAAGTGCTTTATTTGATAAAGGTTTTGATCACACACCTGAAGAATTTAAATTCAAAACACAAGCCAAATAA
- a CDS encoding putative immunoglobulin-blocking virulence protein codes for MYFLKKKKNKILTLVLVTSLATSLSFGSVIYYSFSDANISFDTSSNGITDAELAPINNATNDAVVSNRDNKLKPSPKEEIRKTDSTEKLVIPTVRKDDKVTEVAKPEFKPEIRKPDSSNIKPAITRSTRKIYISGVEVEAEVEGPPGFHVHEEDKRRGISNPKKPYQNQSVGKILNVKVTNELRNSVIKNSLTGGEGYDKGAGLFNNSLFNVFDKDLSNTNDVEKTLEELEVVANQNASVYENTLERYKRLLDSDNVVNFLKEGAKEKYEELKPKFKTNKQRYIWLIANLDKNKFTKIASTSEKYLKEGLTISPRNAFINENGEIDSNGWGPPNEFNTVTSRIQNDNSNYRTFSYDTPYNRSSHSIESGNYPGWTKKDVTSTYTKDYGFEEGKGITISELTRDKPTTAKDKINQGLVLEIDASKDYAYGKTKELIKKFKEKNQKITSYRIKNMGEKDSAQNFIEILSELPEHIPQLELFFSDKATNTASLIALENKKIDDLSLYTNGNSLRRSWSYNPLALKNITWINTIDYNVSAEYSKYEKISTRITFNTLAFDQKDYEKDGDYSRINDGLRMVYYARNNEPFFQGGFGPGLSPDKSLGENSYPTGLDFTRIPKIRSLRGLRFDDEYNSSNRSRKITELTLYNTGSAFNISVEELNNANLEHLSTGEGNPEKPKIYFSNGNETTSIKITGQGRISEKGRQYLSKYFKYGESFKGRPHLVEVESGATELKKQLESWGFNVNVSNGREFT; via the coding sequence GTGTATTTTTTAAAGAAGAAGAAAAATAAAATTTTAACATTAGTATTAGTTACTAGTTTAGCTACTTCTCTTTCTTTTGGTTCAGTAATTTATTATTCATTTTCTGATGCAAATATTTCATTTGATACATCATCAAATGGAATAACTGATGCTGAATTAGCTCCAATTAATAATGCAACAAATGATGCAGTAGTTTCAAATAGAGATAATAAATTAAAACCAAGTCCTAAAGAAGAAATTAGAAAAACTGATAGTACTGAAAAATTGGTAATACCTACTGTTAGAAAAGATGATAAAGTAACTGAGGTTGCAAAACCTGAATTTAAACCTGAAATTAGAAAACCAGATAGTTCTAATATAAAACCTGCAATAACTAGATCAACAAGAAAAATTTATATTAGTGGTGTTGAAGTAGAAGCTGAAGTAGAAGGTCCACCAGGATTTCATGTTCATGAAGAAGATAAAAGAAGAGGAATTTCTAATCCTAAAAAACCTTATCAAAATCAATCAGTTGGAAAAATTCTTAATGTTAAAGTAACAAATGAGTTAAGAAATAGTGTTATTAAAAATTCATTAACTGGTGGTGAAGGTTATGATAAAGGTGCTGGATTATTTAATAACAGTTTGTTTAACGTATTTGATAAAGATTTATCTAATACTAATGATGTAGAAAAAACTCTAGAAGAATTAGAAGTTGTTGCAAACCAAAATGCTTCAGTTTATGAAAATACTTTAGAACGTTATAAAAGATTATTAGATTCAGATAATGTTGTTAATTTCTTAAAAGAAGGTGCTAAAGAAAAGTATGAAGAATTAAAACCAAAATTTAAAACAAACAAACAAAGATATATTTGATTAATTGCAAATTTAGATAAAAATAAATTTACAAAAATTGCTTCAACTTCAGAAAAATATTTAAAAGAAGGTTTAACAATTTCACCAAGAAATGCTTTTATTAATGAAAATGGAGAAATTGATTCAAATGGTTGAGGACCACCTAATGAATTTAATACTGTAACTTCAAGAATTCAAAATGATAATTCTAACTATAGAACTTTTAGTTATGATACTCCGTATAATAGATCATCTCATTCTATTGAAAGTGGAAATTATCCTGGATGAACTAAAAAAGATGTAACAAGTACTTATACTAAAGATTATGGTTTTGAAGAAGGCAAAGGAATTACTATTAGTGAATTAACTAGAGATAAACCAACCACTGCTAAAGATAAAATTAATCAAGGATTAGTTTTAGAAATTGATGCTTCAAAAGATTATGCATATGGTAAAACTAAAGAATTAATTAAAAAATTTAAAGAAAAGAATCAAAAAATCACTTCTTATAGAATTAAAAATATGGGAGAAAAAGATTCGGCTCAAAACTTTATAGAAATTCTTTCTGAGCTTCCAGAACATATTCCTCAATTAGAATTATTCTTTTCAGATAAAGCAACAAATACTGCAAGTTTAATTGCTTTAGAAAATAAAAAAATTGATGATTTATCATTATATACAAATGGTAATTCACTAAGAAGATCTTGATCATATAACCCACTTGCTTTAAAAAATATAACTTGAATAAATACAATTGATTACAACGTTAGTGCTGAATATTCTAAATATGAAAAAATAAGTACTAGAATTACCTTTAACACCTTAGCATTTGATCAAAAAGATTATGAAAAAGATGGAGATTATTCAAGAATTAATGATGGGTTAAGAATGGTTTATTATGCAAGAAATAATGAACCATTCTTCCAAGGAGGATTTGGTCCAGGACTTAGTCCTGATAAATCATTAGGAGAAAATAGTTATCCAACTGGACTAGATTTTACAAGAATACCAAAAATTAGATCATTAAGAGGATTAAGATTTGATGATGAATATAATTCATCAAATAGATCAAGAAAAATTACAGAATTAACTTTATATAATACTGGTTCAGCATTTAATATATCAGTTGAAGAACTAAATAATGCAAACTTAGAACATTTATCAACTGGTGAAGGAAATCCTGAAAAACCAAAAATTTACTTTAGTAATGGTAATGAAACAACAAGTATTAAAATAACTGGACAAGGTAGAATATCTGAAAAAGGTAGACAATATCTAAGCAAATACTTTAAATATGGTGAAAGTTTTAAAGGTAGACCACACCTAGTTGAAGTTGAATCTGGAGCTACTGAATTAAAAAAACAATTAGAGAGCTGAGGATTTAATGTAAATGTATCTAATGGAAGAGAATTTACATAA
- a CDS encoding IS3-like element IS1296 family transposase (programmed frameshift), which yields MSKLNLEKKLKIVKEAKKLNIKKSTYLANKYDISVDTVKSLVNRFEAFGIEGLINKEKKPYYSAKLKLKIVLYKLETNHSYDEVAKKFNIIYSSTIAGWVKKYREYGFLGLNNNIGRPKKIMKNPNKKPAKIKKSQVKINNEQQIKELKEQVEYYKLEAEFWKKFPHLVDKRKINKEKTKVVLELLKTHKKVKIPILLKIAKLPKSSFYEWKHKLENTIDKDKELKEMIVDIFSKSFETYGYRRLKMALKSKGYIVNHKKILRLTKELGVQCIKFRTKNGRYSSYKGTVGKIADNVLKRNFHSLQANKLWCTDVTEFKVNGQKLYLSPIIDLYNDEIISYSIQTNPNLNLTNSMLDKALKKVKNTNGFLIHSDQGFHYQHISWAKKLEENNITQSMSRKGNCLDNAIIENFFGLLKQEIYYGEKYNSVEELTKRIHKYIYWYNNIRIKEKLKGLSPVQFRKQSCYNIENFSPCLW from the exons ATGTCTAAATTAAATTTAGAAAAAAAGTTAAAAATTGTTAAAGAAGCTAAAAAACTTAATATTAAAAAGAGTACTTATTTAGCAAATAAATATGATATTTCAGTTGATACTGTAAAAAGTTTAGTTAATAGATTTGAAGCGTTTGGAATAGAAGGGCTAATTAATAAGGAAAAAAAGCCTTATTATAGTGCAAAGCTAAAACTAAAAATTGTATTATATAAACTTGAAACTAATCACTCATATGATGAAGTCGCAAAAAAGTTTAATATTATTTATTCATCAACTATAGCTGGTTGAGTTAAAAAATATAGAGAATATGGATTTTTAGGGTTAAATAATAATATAGGAAGACCTAAGAAAATTATGAAAAACCCTAATAAAAAACCAGCTAAAATAAAGAAATCACAAGTAAAAATCAATAATGAACAACAAATTAAAGAATTAAAAGAACAAGTGGAATACTATAAGTTGGAGGCTGAATTCTGAAAAAAGT TTCCACACCTTGTTGACAAAAGAAAAATCAACAAGGAAAAAACAAAAGTAGTTTTAGAATTGTTAAAAACACATAAAAAAGTTAAGATTCCTATTCTCTTAAAAATAGCTAAATTACCTAAATCGTCTTTTTATGAATGAAAACATAAGTTAGAAAATACAATAGATAAAGATAAAGAATTAAAGGAAATGATTGTTGACATTTTTAGCAAATCATTTGAAACGTATGGGTATAGAAGGCTAAAAATGGCCTTAAAATCAAAAGGATATATTGTAAATCACAAAAAGATTTTAAGGTTAACTAAAGAGCTTGGAGTTCAGTGTATTAAATTTAGAACAAAAAATGGAAGATATAGTTCTTATAAAGGAACTGTTGGAAAAATTGCAGATAATGTTTTAAAAAGAAATTTTCATTCTTTACAAGCAAACAAACTTTGATGCACTGATGTAACAGAGTTTAAAGTTAATGGTCAAAAGTTATATTTATCACCAATTATTGATCTTTACAATGATGAAATTATTTCATATTCAATTCAAACCAATCCTAACTTAAACCTAACAAATTCAATGCTAGACAAAGCACTTAAAAAGGTTAAAAATACAAATGGTTTTTTGATTCATTCTGATCAGGGATTTCATTATCAGCACATTAGTTGAGCTAAAAAACTAGAAGAAAATAACATAACACAAAGTATGTCTAGAAAAGGTAATTGCTTAGATAATGCTATTATAGAAAACTTCTTTGGTTTATTAAAGCAAGAAATTTATTATGGTGAAAAATATAATTCAGTAGAAGAGTTAACTAAAAGAATTCATAAATATATTTATTGATATAACAACATAAGAATAAAAGAAAAATTAAAAGGATTGTCTCCTGTACAATTCAGAAAACAATCCTGTTATAATATTGAAAATTTTAGTCCGTGTTTATGGTAG